One Polaribacter sp. KT25b DNA segment encodes these proteins:
- a CDS encoding efflux RND transporter permease subunit yields MLKTFIERPVLSTVISIIIVLLGIISITSLPIEEYPDIAPPTIKVTANYTGANAETVLESVIIPIEEQINGVEGMTYITSTASNTGAAEITVYFDQKIDADIAAVNVQNRVARATPLLPSEVTQTGIITQKQETSALMFISMYSESDDYDATFIQNYLKINVIPAMQRISGVGDVSVFSQQDYAMRIWLNPEKLASYGLIPSDISAALAEQNLEAAAGSLGQNNGESFSYTLTYSGRFKDEAQYSNIVIKALGNGQFLRLKDVATIELDAQSYASNAMSKGNPAVFMGIFQTKGSNAQEIIENIKITLEQVKADLPEGLDVFVPYDTSLFLNASIEKVISTLLEAFLLVFLVVFIFLQDFRSTLIPAIAVPVSIIGTFFFLNVFGYSINLLTLFALVLAIGIVVDDAIVVVEAVHAKLDEGEKSAKKATLTAMNEISGAIISITLVMAAVFIPVTFVTGPTGVFYEQFGVTLIIAILISAVNALTLSPALCALLLKPHKEDEEIKGKSPLKRFYTLFNRGFNATIDRYGKSLQFLYKRKFVSGLLLIIAIIGIFWAAKTTPTGFVPNEDRGIVFANIELPPGASLDRTDAVARKLYDKIEGIEGIVAVNFIKGRSLISGAGSNFGFGIIKLEDWADRTDPALSAQAITGKLFGVAASIPDANIIFFSPPSIRGFGNSSGFEINLLDKFGGEFADLDKANKDFSMALMSHPEIKYAQSSFSTSYPQYEMEVNVPLAKEKGVSVTSIFSTLQGYIGGVYASDFSRFGKQFRVYIQALPEDRADENALNSMYVRTDSGEMTPITQFVTLKRVYGPQSVTRFNLFNSTMISGATNEGFSTGDAIRVIEEEVAKLPSNYTVAYSGLTREEVNAGNQTTFIFILSILFVYFLLSAQYESYLLPFAVVLSLPFGVFGAYISTKFLGLENNIYFQIALIMLIGLLAKNAILIVEFALQRRKNGESIVDAAIHGAKSRLRPILMTSFAFILGLMPLALAKGVGSEGNNSIGSGAAGGMLIGTILGVFVIPILFILFQWLQEKVSSKPAVISQQNED; encoded by the coding sequence ATGTTAAAAACATTTATTGAAAGACCCGTTCTTTCAACAGTAATCTCTATTATCATAGTTCTGCTTGGTATTATAAGTATTACTAGCTTACCAATAGAAGAGTATCCAGATATTGCACCACCAACTATTAAAGTTACTGCAAATTATACAGGAGCAAATGCAGAAACCGTTTTAGAGAGTGTAATAATACCAATAGAAGAACAAATTAATGGTGTAGAAGGTATGACATATATTACCTCTACTGCATCTAATACAGGAGCAGCCGAAATTACAGTATATTTTGATCAGAAAATTGATGCAGATATCGCAGCTGTAAACGTACAAAACCGTGTTGCAAGAGCAACGCCTTTATTACCATCAGAAGTTACCCAAACAGGTATTATAACGCAAAAGCAAGAAACGAGTGCGTTAATGTTTATTTCCATGTATTCGGAAAGTGATGATTATGATGCTACTTTTATTCAGAATTACTTAAAAATTAACGTAATTCCGGCGATGCAACGTATTAGTGGTGTGGGAGACGTAAGCGTATTTTCACAACAAGATTATGCAATGCGTATTTGGTTAAACCCAGAGAAACTAGCTTCTTATGGTTTAATTCCTTCGGATATTTCTGCTGCATTAGCAGAACAAAATTTAGAAGCAGCAGCCGGATCTTTAGGGCAAAATAACGGAGAATCATTTTCATATACATTAACTTATAGCGGACGTTTTAAAGACGAAGCGCAATACAGCAATATTGTAATTAAAGCTTTAGGAAACGGACAATTTTTACGTTTGAAAGATGTAGCAACTATTGAATTAGATGCACAATCTTACGCTTCTAACGCAATGAGTAAAGGGAATCCTGCTGTATTTATGGGGATTTTCCAAACCAAAGGATCTAATGCCCAAGAAATTATTGAAAATATAAAAATAACTTTAGAACAAGTAAAAGCAGATCTTCCAGAAGGTTTAGATGTTTTTGTTCCTTATGATACAAGTTTATTTTTAAATGCATCTATAGAAAAAGTAATTAGTACTTTATTAGAAGCCTTTTTACTAGTATTCTTAGTAGTATTTATTTTCTTACAAGATTTTAGATCTACATTAATTCCTGCAATTGCAGTTCCAGTTTCAATAATTGGTACTTTCTTTTTCTTAAATGTCTTCGGATATTCAATTAACTTACTAACACTATTTGCCTTAGTACTAGCAATTGGTATTGTGGTAGATGATGCAATTGTAGTTGTAGAAGCCGTTCATGCCAAGTTAGATGAAGGCGAAAAGAGCGCGAAAAAAGCAACACTAACTGCAATGAATGAGATTTCTGGAGCTATTATTTCAATTACTTTAGTAATGGCTGCAGTATTTATTCCGGTAACATTTGTAACTGGACCAACAGGTGTATTTTACGAGCAATTTGGTGTAACATTAATTATTGCTATTTTAATTTCTGCAGTAAATGCCTTAACATTAAGTCCTGCATTATGTGCTTTATTGTTAAAACCACATAAAGAAGATGAAGAAATAAAAGGAAAAAGTCCTTTAAAACGTTTTTATACACTTTTTAATAGAGGATTTAACGCAACCATCGATAGATATGGTAAATCATTACAATTTTTATATAAGAGAAAATTTGTTTCTGGTTTATTATTAATCATTGCAATAATCGGAATTTTTTGGGCAGCAAAAACAACACCAACAGGATTTGTACCTAATGAAGATAGAGGAATTGTTTTTGCAAATATAGAATTACCACCAGGAGCTTCTTTAGATAGAACAGATGCAGTAGCAAGAAAACTATATGATAAAATAGAAGGTATTGAAGGTATTGTCGCTGTTAACTTTATTAAAGGTAGAAGTTTAATAAGTGGAGCTGGTAGTAACTTTGGTTTTGGTATAATTAAACTAGAAGATTGGGCAGATCGTACAGATCCTGCGCTGTCTGCACAAGCTATAACTGGAAAATTATTTGGTGTAGCAGCGAGTATTCCAGATGCCAACATCATTTTCTTTTCTCCGCCAAGTATTCGTGGTTTTGGTAATTCATCAGGATTTGAAATTAATTTATTAGATAAGTTTGGTGGCGAATTTGCAGATCTTGACAAAGCAAATAAAGATTTCTCTATGGCTTTAATGAGTCATCCAGAAATTAAATATGCACAGTCATCATTTAGTACAAGCTATCCACAATATGAAATGGAAGTTAACGTGCCTCTAGCAAAAGAAAAAGGAGTTTCTGTAACTAGTATATTCTCTACATTACAAGGTTATATTGGTGGAGTTTATGCTTCGGATTTCTCTAGATTTGGTAAACAATTTAGAGTATATATTCAAGCATTACCAGAAGATAGAGCAGACGAAAACGCATTAAATAGCATGTATGTAAGAACAGATTCTGGCGAAATGACACCAATTACACAGTTTGTAACACTTAAAAGAGTGTATGGGCCACAATCGGTAACACGCTTTAACTTATTTAATTCTACCATGATTTCTGGTGCAACCAATGAAGGTTTTAGTACAGGAGATGCTATTAGAGTTATTGAAGAAGAAGTTGCAAAATTACCAAGCAATTATACAGTTGCATATTCTGGTTTAACTCGTGAAGAAGTAAATGCAGGAAACCAAACTACTTTTATATTTATATTAAGTATCCTATTTGTGTATTTCTTATTAAGTGCTCAATATGAAAGTTATTTATTACCATTTGCAGTAGTTTTATCTTTACCATTTGGGGTATTTGGAGCTTATATAAGTACGAAGTTTTTAGGCTTAGAAAACAACATTTATTTCCAAATTGCTTTAATAATGCTTATTGGGTTATTGGCTAAAAACGCCATCCTTATAGTTGAATTTGCTTTACAAAGAAGAAAGAATGGAGAGAGCATTGTAGATGCTGCAATTCATGGAGCAAAATCACGTTTACGTCCAATCTTAATGACTTCTTTTGCTTTTATTTTAGGATTAATGCCATTAGCATTGGCAAAAGGTGTTGGATCTGAAGGAAACAATTCTATTGGTTCTGGAGCTGCAGGAGGAATGCTAATAGGAACTATTTTAGGAGTATTTGTAATTCCTATTTTATTTATATTATTTCAATGGTTACAAGAAAAAGTATCTAGTAAACCAGCTGTTATTTCTCAACAAAATGAAGATTAA
- a CDS encoding efflux transporter outer membrane subunit: protein MKSRLKNTSLQKGLVIAIMAFTLQSCFVAKDYTRPEVTETENLYRTDNLPSDSISMANISWKNLFTDTYLNQYIEEGLQNNMDVRIAIQQMVAAEAYAKQGKAGYLPSVSVGANATHQELSKNGQFGSIFGGGIDQYDVTANLSWEADIWGKIRSNKRASAASYLQSVAAHKAVKTQLIASIATTYYQLLALDSQLEITKKTIESRKNGVETIKALKDAGLTNQVAVDQNIAQYNSTRALQVDIETAIFKTENTLSILLGKSSQKFERSHLTNQIIETELKLGVPSTLLSNRPDVMAAEYNLIQSFELSNVARSNFYPSLKLTASGGFQSLNLDNLIDTNSLFATILGGLTQPIFNKRSLKTQREVALAQQEQSLLQFKKALLVAGNEVSNALFTYTSETKKFEFRKNEVEALRKAEQNSEELLKNGYATYLDLLTARQSALSAELSVIDSKLQQLVSIVDLYEALGGGWQ from the coding sequence ATGAAATCAAGACTAAAAAATACTAGCCTTCAAAAAGGACTAGTTATAGCAATAATGGCTTTTACATTACAAAGTTGTTTTGTTGCCAAAGATTATACAAGGCCAGAAGTTACAGAAACAGAAAACTTGTATAGAACAGATAATTTGCCATCAGATAGTATTTCTATGGCAAATATATCTTGGAAAAATTTATTTACAGACACGTATTTAAATCAGTATATTGAAGAAGGACTTCAAAATAATATGGATGTTCGTATTGCAATTCAGCAAATGGTAGCTGCAGAAGCATACGCAAAACAAGGTAAAGCTGGTTATTTACCATCAGTTAGTGTAGGAGCCAATGCTACACATCAAGAATTGTCAAAAAATGGTCAATTCGGATCGATATTTGGCGGAGGAATAGATCAATACGATGTTACTGCTAATCTTTCTTGGGAAGCAGATATTTGGGGTAAAATTAGAAGTAACAAACGTGCTTCTGCTGCCAGTTATTTGCAAAGTGTAGCTGCACATAAAGCGGTAAAAACACAATTAATTGCTAGTATTGCTACTACTTATTATCAGCTTTTAGCTTTAGATTCTCAATTAGAAATCACCAAAAAAACAATTGAATCTCGTAAAAACGGTGTAGAAACTATCAAAGCTTTAAAAGATGCAGGATTAACAAATCAGGTTGCTGTAGATCAAAACATTGCACAATACAACAGCACAAGAGCATTACAAGTAGATATTGAAACTGCTATTTTTAAAACTGAAAATACATTGAGTATCTTATTAGGAAAAAGTTCTCAAAAATTTGAAAGAAGTCACTTAACAAATCAGATAATAGAAACCGAATTAAAATTAGGCGTTCCATCAACTTTATTAAGTAACAGACCAGATGTTATGGCTGCAGAATATAATTTAATTCAGTCTTTTGAATTATCAAATGTAGCTAGAAGTAATTTTTATCCATCATTAAAATTAACGGCTTCTGGAGGTTTTCAAAGTTTAAATCTAGATAATTTAATTGATACAAATTCTTTATTTGCTACAATTCTAGGTGGTTTAACACAACCTATTTTTAATAAGCGTAGTTTAAAAACACAAAGAGAAGTTGCTTTGGCTCAACAAGAACAATCTTTACTTCAGTTTAAAAAAGCATTATTAGTTGCAGGAAACGAAGTATCGAATGCTTTATTTACATATACATCAGAAACTAAAAAATTCGAATTTAGAAAAAATGAAGTTGAAGCGTTACGTAAAGCTGAGCAAAATTCTGAGGAATTACTTAAAAATGGTTATGCAACTTATTTAGACTTGTTAACTGCTAGACAAAGTGCTTTAAGTGCAGAACTTAGTGTTATAGATTCTAAACTACAACAGTTAGTTTCTATTGTAGATTTATACGAAGCTCTTGGTGGCGGATGGCAGTAA
- a CDS encoding universal stress protein gives MSTLLVATNFSKASKNAVLYSASIAQLFNTKLVIFNAYKLPVHASNTLLSAVSIDGLIEKERNKLKETALDISKKFNIDVEVICKYVNLEQEIDRLMKLYDSPFLVMGMSSKSMEQNLLGNPTTTLISMKKFPVLAIPVNAKFNGIQKILFACDLMRDIPLKTLARLRRVATKLKAEITVFYVDQKIDELKLNTQCLENINQELEGVAYLYKNISSNTVIEEIEKEIKKSDSELLVMVPKKYGFWESIIHKSKTRVMASGMNIPLLSIPIE, from the coding sequence ATGAGTACTCTTTTAGTTGCAACAAATTTTTCTAAAGCATCAAAAAATGCAGTATTATATTCGGCTTCAATAGCACAATTATTTAATACAAAACTTGTTATTTTTAATGCTTATAAACTTCCAGTTCATGCTTCAAACACATTATTATCGGCAGTTTCTATTGATGGTTTAATTGAAAAAGAGAGGAATAAATTAAAAGAAACTGCTCTAGATATCTCTAAAAAATTTAATATTGATGTAGAAGTTATCTGTAAATATGTAAATCTAGAACAAGAAATAGATCGTTTAATGAAATTGTATGATTCCCCGTTTTTAGTAATGGGAATGTCTTCTAAATCAATGGAACAAAATCTATTAGGAAACCCAACGACTACTTTAATTAGTATGAAAAAATTTCCGGTGTTGGCGATTCCTGTAAACGCAAAATTTAACGGAATTCAAAAAATTCTTTTTGCTTGCGATTTAATGCGAGATATTCCATTAAAAACATTGGCAAGATTAAGAAGAGTTGCAACTAAATTAAAGGCAGAAATTACAGTGTTTTATGTTGATCAAAAAATAGATGAACTAAAATTAAATACACAGTGTCTTGAAAATATTAATCAAGAATTAGAAGGAGTTGCGTATTTATATAAAAATATTTCATCGAACACGGTTATTGAAGAAATAGAAAAAGAAATTAAAAAATCTGATTCTGAATTGTTAGTAATGGTTCCTAAAAAATATGGCTTTTGGGAATCGATAATTCATAAAAGTAAAACCAGAGTAATGGCTTCTGGAATGAATATTCCGTTATTATCAATCCCAATTGAATAA
- a CDS encoding TetR/AcrR family transcriptional regulator — MIDKQQLLECSITNFIKFGSKRFSMNELASELGISKKTIYKHFKTKDELVSKGVRLLIDKYLHEVDKIKKNSEDPLQKIILIQETSFQYLNYLKPSFLFGIKKYYSNADDVFTNFKDNFIKSNLQPLLEEAIEKEYLRKNLNSDLFCDLYFTRVQNLIFDPKNLFEIYSEKVVFEHLIVNSLRGFITPNYKDTNKLFA; from the coding sequence ATGATTGATAAACAACAACTTTTAGAGTGTTCTATTACAAATTTTATCAAGTTTGGAAGCAAACGTTTTTCTATGAACGAACTTGCTTCTGAACTTGGTATTTCTAAAAAAACCATTTACAAACACTTTAAAACCAAAGACGAATTGGTTTCTAAGGGCGTTCGTTTACTTATTGACAAATATCTGCACGAAGTGGATAAAATCAAAAAAAACAGTGAAGATCCGCTTCAAAAAATCATCTTAATTCAAGAAACCAGTTTTCAATATTTAAATTATTTAAAACCTTCTTTTTTATTCGGAATTAAAAAATATTACAGCAATGCGGATGATGTTTTTACAAATTTTAAAGACAACTTTATAAAAAGTAACTTACAACCTTTGCTTGAAGAGGCTATAGAAAAAGAGTATCTTCGCAAAAATTTAAATTCAGATTTGTTTTGCGATTTGTATTTTACAAGAGTACAAAATCTGATTTTTGATCCAAAAAATCTTTTTGAAATTTATAGTGAAAAAGTAGTTTTCGAACACTTAATTGTAAATAGTTTAAGAGGTTTTATTACACCAAATTATAAAGACACAAACAAGTTGTTTGCTTGA